The nucleotide window GATGTATCGCATGTGAGAGAAATACTCGAATTCACCACTGTTACAAAGGTGCCAAGAACACCTGATTATATGCGGGGCGTTATTAACCTGCGCGGAGGTGTGGTGCCCGTCCTCGATATGAGACTCAAATTTGGTATGTCCCTGACCGAAAAAACGGTGAATACCTGCATTATTGTGGTAGAAGTCTCTTTTGAAGGAGAAAATATCATCATGGGCGCCCTCGTGGACTCGGTTCAAGAGGTATTTGACCTGGAGCCGAATCAAATCGAGCCTGCTCCGAAGATAGGGACCCAGCTCAAAACTGAGTTTATTAGAGGCATGGGCAAGAGGGATGACCGTTTTATTATATTGCTTGACATTGACAAAATATTCTCTTCGGATGATGTGGCCCTTGCACAGGAGATCGGCGCGGATAAGAATATGAGGATGGCCAGCAATGCGTGAGGCAACGCAGGGCCGTGTTACGTGACGGGAACGGCTCGCAAGTGCCTCGTGAATCGCCATGTATATGTACCATGCTAATCAGTAAAACCGGTTTAGTGACGGCAAAGATCGGAAGAAGACGAGAAAATGTGAACAGGGCGACGCTAGAATCGTCCCCTGTTCACTGAAAGGGATGACCATTGATTAAGAAACAGCCACAGACCATGAACCTGTCCGACAACGATTTCGTCCGTCTTGGGAAGTTCATTTATCATCAGTGTGGCATCAATATAACTGATGCCAAAAGGTCCATGCTGGAAGCCCGCCTCCAGAAGAGACTACAAATACTTAACTTCAGCTCGTTTTCCCAGTATTGTGATTATCTGTTCAGTGCGCAGGGCAACGAACAAGAGCTGACAGACATGATCAATCAGGTAACCACCAACAAGACGGATTTCTTCCGCGAGCCAGGACACTTCGATTATCTGACCCGAAAGGTGCTCCCTGAATTGAATCGGACGAGAAGGGCTATCACGGTCTGGAGCGCAGGATGTTCGAGCGGAGAGGAACCGTATACACTCGCCATGGTATTGAAAGAATTCGGGTGCGACTTTATCGTCGCTGCTACCGACATATCCACGAGGGTACTTGAAAAGGCGCGCCGTGCCGTGTACGATGACGAAGAGGTAGGTCCCATACCCTCGGAGATGAGGAGGAAATACCTACTTGTAAGCAAAGACAAGACAAAAAAGCTTTATCGGGTCATCCCGGCGCTGCGAGAGATGGTAAGATTCAGAAGACTCAACTTCATGGATGGCGACTTTGGTTTCCGCGAGCCCGTAGACATCATTTTTTGCAGGAATGTCATCATTTATTTCGACAGACCCACACAGGAAAGACTTCTGAACAAGTTCTGCCAGTGCCTTTCTCCACATGGATATATCTTTATGGGACACTCAGAGACACTTTTCAGTATGAATGTGCCTCTAACTCAGGTAGCGCCGACAGTTTACCGGAGGGTGGCATGAACATCTATCTCAAGCCCGGTGAGATATACATTTCCGATAAGCCTGTGATAGTTTCCACGATTCTTGGTTCCTGCATCGCGTTGACGATATTTAACAAACGACTGAAAGTGGGAGGCATCTGTCACGCACAGCTTCCCACAAACCCCTCCTCAGACGTCGAGAATACTTTCCGATACGTTGACAGCTCCATCTTCTACATGATCAGGAAATTTGAAATGATGGGTATTACAAAGGATGAAATGGTGGTCAAGCTCATGGGCGGGGCGGATGTACTTGACCCAGCCCGAGCAAACCGCTCAACGGTGGGGCAAAAGAACGTAGAGACGGCCCTGAATGTGATTAAAAGCCATCAGCTTATTCTGGCCGCATCTCATGTGGGCGGGGAACTCGGAAGAAAGATACATTTCGACACCGATACCGGGGAAGTCCTGTTAAAACGTATCAACAGAACACCAGGCGAGGAGGTTCTGAACCGATGAGCAAGATCAAAGTCCTCGTTGTGGACGATTCGGCGGTTGTGCGTCAGACACTCGCCGAAGTCCTTAATTCAGATCCTCATATAGAAGTTGTGGGCGCTGCGAGAGACCCTTTCGTGGCGGCGGAGTTTATCAGCGAAATGGTTCCCGATGTCATGACTCTCGATGTTGAGATGCCGCGTATGGATGGCATTAGCTTTCTCCAGAAGATTATGGCTCAACGCCCGATTCCGGTGGTGATCTGTTCCTCCCTTACCGAAAGAGGTTCGGAGACCACGCTCAAGGCACTCGAGTATGGGG belongs to Syntrophorhabdaceae bacterium and includes:
- a CDS encoding chemotaxis protein CheW, whose protein sequence is MSVASITDTRQYLTFQLGDEVFALDVSHVREILEFTTVTKVPRTPDYMRGVINLRGGVVPVLDMRLKFGMSLTEKTVNTCIIVVEVSFEGENIIMGALVDSVQEVFDLEPNQIEPAPKIGTQLKTEFIRGMGKRDDRFIILLDIDKIFSSDDVALAQEIGADKNMRMASNA
- a CDS encoding protein-glutamate O-methyltransferase; the protein is MIKKQPQTMNLSDNDFVRLGKFIYHQCGINITDAKRSMLEARLQKRLQILNFSSFSQYCDYLFSAQGNEQELTDMINQVTTNKTDFFREPGHFDYLTRKVLPELNRTRRAITVWSAGCSSGEEPYTLAMVLKEFGCDFIVAATDISTRVLEKARRAVYDDEEVGPIPSEMRRKYLLVSKDKTKKLYRVIPALREMVRFRRLNFMDGDFGFREPVDIIFCRNVIIYFDRPTQERLLNKFCQCLSPHGYIFMGHSETLFSMNVPLTQVAPTVYRRVA
- a CDS encoding chemotaxis protein CheD, which gives rise to MNIYLKPGEIYISDKPVIVSTILGSCIALTIFNKRLKVGGICHAQLPTNPSSDVENTFRYVDSSIFYMIRKFEMMGITKDEMVVKLMGGADVLDPARANRSTVGQKNVETALNVIKSHQLILAASHVGGELGRKIHFDTDTGEVLLKRINRTPGEEVLNR
- a CDS encoding response regulator translates to MSKIKVLVVDDSAVVRQTLAEVLNSDPHIEVVGAARDPFVAAEFISEMVPDVMTLDVEMPRMDGISFLQKIMAQRPIPVVICSSLTERGSETTLKALEYGALDIILKPKLGVKQFFEESRILICDAVKAASRANFKKAAFKPMIVQPKLTADAVI